A region of the Thamnophis elegans isolate rThaEle1 chromosome 1, rThaEle1.pri, whole genome shotgun sequence genome:
tttgctttttgtgtagcataagctgcccagagtcatttatAGTTTCTTAGGCTCTAAATTGCATTAATACatagaattaaatttaaaaatctcTACCTTATCACATTTCTGATGCATTTGTAAGAGAAGTTGGCAAGGTAATGAAaccatatttcattttttaagattGGAGCTTTTTTTTCTGACCTTGAGAGGAAAAACCCAAATAATTAATTTACCCTAGGATGTCCTAGGCATTTGCGATCTGTAACCATAAGAATACATCCTCTGTGATTTCTATAGAAAGTCATAAAAAAGTACAGAGCCCCAGGCAGAAGAGTCTGATCTATCAGGTATCAATTTATGTCATGACAGGTTGGCATTCACCATACAAAAGTAGACACAGGAAAGGGGAAAATTATGAATGAACAAGTCTTGACTTTTTAGAAACGGTTTGTTAGATTCTACAGCAGGAGAAAATTGTTTTAGAAATGCATGATCAGATGTTTTGCTACTAGCTTtcacgttttttttaaaaaagaatcacatAAGTTAAGtgcaacaaaacaaaatgtttattatttcaaagaaatatttatttacagaGACAGATCTAAATATACATTGAATAGGTTATATACCAAGTGTCTGAAACAAATCAATGGACATATTCAGTGCACATTGAAAAATTCATAGAGAATCCTTTTAAAACTTAATTGTAAGGAACAACTTGCCgtcagaaattgtaaatgctccaatactggacgtttttaagaagagagtggatagtcacttgtctgagatggtatagattCTTATACTTGAGCATGGGGCTCAAGATCTAAaaggtcctattctattctattctattggaagTGGGAGGGAAAAAATTCAGAATTGGAAGAAAGATGGTTCTGCTTAAACTTGGAGGATATGACCTTTAAAGACCATTCAACATTGCAGTAACAATTTGGATATAAAGTGGATGGGTTGGCTTAATGCTTTATCATTTCAAATATATTCTTTACAGGCTTTTGTTGTTGACAATGTTTTTCACAAAGCAAACATTACATATAACATTTTGAAGCCTCACTCCATGATCCGAGGCTGGCCGTAGGAACAATAATTTGGCTCCAAGCCTCTCCGGGTGCAGTCGGTAATGTCTGTGTCGCAGGTGTTGCAGTGACATCCTGTCGCAACTGGGTAGGAATAAAAGGATTCTGCGTGATCAGCACAACCAGGGATCTTTACAGTCTCATATACTATTGACTTGAAAGTGCAGACATTCTGGACATGTTTCTGTGGAAGGATCGTATTAGCTCGATCCTAATTAtgggagaaaacaaaagaaaagttaTTAGCCTTTCTGAAGTAGCAAATCCCAACATGTTGTTACTGTAGGAACAGATCTAAATCCAACGTTAAGCAAGTTTACCATATTATGAAATATTCACAATTTGTTAAATCAGATCTAAGTCACATTTTAGGGTCTGCAATaaactattaaataaaaatatttgttacAAGGCTGTTTGCTCCAGTTCTGTATCTAGGAGGCAACACGGTATGGAAATTGCACCGTAGGAAAACATGCAACTCCTGAAAttgaacaattaaaataataacaaaaattaaaGCATTTTCCAAAAAAAGCAATACTTTGCTTATTCGTTTATTCCAGCTAGAATCTACATTTTCTTGAAGTTCAGCTATTTCATGCTAGTAAGTCAATAGAATTCAAGAAACTACTGATCTCCATCACTTGCCTCAgataagaaatatatttatattggcATGTGATAAATTTATAAGTATTCTTTTTTTATCTTCTGTTTCATAAAATAGATCTTCAACAAGGAATTAGCAGTCCCAGAAGCATTCTTACACTAAGAAATCAGTCATAAATGCTACATCATTCAGAACTACACAAACAAGGAATATCTCTCTAGGCTCTTGGCTGTTAgaatttttatttcaacattaatCTCTACCGATATTCATGAAAATTATTTCCAGAAACTTGAGCTAAGATTTGATGTGGCAATTTTGTCCATGCTTGAAATGGCATTCTTTCCGAATAAAATGCATAGAATTGCTCTGTGGAGATATCTATTCAAAAGGATTTTCCACTGGACTAATATTGCATGGATCTTAAAATCATATCATCATTTTCTGAACTTGACAGAAAACATTGTCAGAATTGTGAAGTATGGCTTATATCTATAGTATTTGAGAAGTAATTTAGTTCTTTTAagatccccttcccccccccaacctttctgTATTCTTACCCTCGTGAAGCAGTAACCAGAGCACCAGGTTGCATTCACCAGGATGCAAAAGCCACATTCTTCCTTCTCCACAGCTATTGTAATGTTGGATAGCTCGCAGGAATGACAATAAAtcattttccagcaaaaaaataacaaagcacAGAGAGTGGTTGCCTTCATCCTGTAATTCAAATCCAAGAATTTAGGAACCCTTAAACAGAGGAGTGCACTTTTCTAGAATCCTCTAGAAACAGTCAATTACC
Encoded here:
- the FSHB gene encoding follitropin subunit beta; protein product: MKATTLCALLFFCWKMIYCHSCELSNITIAVEKEECGFCILVNATWCSGYCFTRDRANTILPQKHVQNVCTFKSIVYETVKIPGCADHAESFYSYPVATGCHCNTCDTDITDCTRRGLEPNYCSYGQPRIME